A segment of the Luteolibacter arcticus genome:
TCAAACCGGGAATCGGTCGCGCCATCGGTACCCACGTGTTGCTGGTGATCCCGTGACGGGTCGGCGGCACGCTATGGAAGATGGAGGTATGGCAGGGCAGGGTGACCGAAGGCATCACGCTCCGCGCCGCGAAACTTGAAGCCCCCTGAGCCACCAGCCGGTCGAGCGTGGGAGTGCGCGCTTCCTGGACTGCGTCCGGCCGCACGCCATCAAGCATCACGAAAAGCACCGGCAGCATGAGCTTCGCTACACAGGCCATTCCCTGATGTCAAAGCCCGCCGGTTGCGATCAAAGACCTCACTTCATCAGCCCGCTCTCCGCCATCCACTTCAGCGCGCCGGCCTGCCATGCGTCCCACATCGGGCCCTTGTAGCCGTTCAGCCCATGGCCGCCGGAAGGCAGCTCGAGATACTCGTTCAACACGCCTTTCTCCTTGAGTGCCGCTTGAAAAGACCGGCTATGCGACGGGGGCACCACGGCATCGTCCGCCGCGTGGGTGAAGTAGATCGGCGGGGTCTTCGCGGTGACTTGCTTCTCCGCGGAGTAAAGCGCGATGGCCTCCTCCGTGGGGGTTGGCCCGAGCAAATTCTTCCGCGATCCGCCATGGGTGCTCTCGCCCATCGTGATGACCGGATACACCAGCACCGCGAAGTCCGGCCGGCATCCCTGGCGCTCGATCGGATCCTTCGCCGTGCGATCGCCCTCGTCGAAGCGCGTCGCCGCCGTCGCCGCGAGATGACCTCCCGCGGAAAAGCCGATGATGCCGACTTTCTTCGGGTCGCAGCGCCAGTCCCTCGCTTTCGCCCGCACGGTCCGCACCGCGCGCTGCGCATCGAGCAGCGGCACCTTCGACCGTCCATTCGGCAGGCGATATTCCAACACCACGCCGGTGATGCCGTGCGCATTCAGCCACTTCGCGATGCCATGGCCTTCCCCATCCACCACCAGCCCGCCGTAGCCGCCGCCGGGACAGATCACCATCACCGCGCCATTCGGCTTCTCCGGCCGATGCAGCGTCAGCTTCGCCCCGGTCTTCTCGGAGGTCCCATCACCCACCGGAGCTTGATCCGGCCATAGCGGGATCACTTCAGGTTCTGCGGGAGCAGCCATGGCGATGCCGAAAGCAAAGAGGGAACAGAGCACGGTGAAAATCCGGATCATGAGATGAGGAAGAAATGGCGGGGGAGCCAATTACCCCAAGCTACCGTCGGGCGCGTCCCGATCTTCCTGCGAAAACGTGCCGGGCCATTCATTCGCGGATTCCCGCCGGAGTCTCAAGCGGCCATGAGCCGCCGGCGGCGTCCTAACAGGACCAGTCCGCCAAGGCCCCCGAGGAGGACGGTGCCCGGCTCCGGAACGATTTCCAGGAAGCCGCCCGCCATGTTGTCGGCCGAGGTCACGACGATTTCGACATTGCCGCCATTGTGGTCGCTCCGCATGAGATTCTTGTTGTTGGTCCAGTAGAGATGCTCGTCATCGGCCACCATCCCGCGGGCCCATGTCGCGGAGACGATGACCTGGAGATTCTGTCCCTCGTGGTCCGAGCGGTAGATCACCCTTTCCATGCTATCGAACCAAAAGAGATAGGCGGCACTGGAGCTCAGGTACTGGGGCTCGCTCAATCCGGTCAGGATCGAAAGCGCTTGGCTGGGATTCGCGTGATCCAGGGTCCAGATCTGGGACCGGCCTCGCGAATCGCTCACGACTTGGGTCCAATAAAGGCTCTGGGCCGTTGCAGTCATGTAAGCCGGGGAGGGAGCTACGGTCGGAGAATCGAACACCATCTCCAGACCGCTGCCATCCAGATTCGAGCGGGTGATCGTGTCGTTCAGCGAGTCGCTCAGATACAAGTGATCGTCGGTGACGGCGAAGCCCCAGGAGGTGGTTTTATGGTCGATCTCATAGAGGTGCGTGGTCGACCCACCCTGGAGGTCGGTGCTGTAGACATTCCAACCGCTGTAGGACGAGTCCTTTGGCACGGCATAGTAGACGGTGCCCTTGTGCACCGTGACGCTCTCGGCGCGCTGCGGAAGCGCCAGATAGGAGTGGCTCCCGGCTTCGCCGAGGATCATCGAGTGGAGACCCGTTCGATTGTCGCCCGCAGGCCCGGTGCCGGTCCAACTGAGCCGGATGCTTGCAGCATCGCACGCCATCGGGATCGCGAGGAAAAGGAACCAGCGAGCAAGGGTGGGGAGATTCATGGGGGGAAAAGCGGCGGGCGCGAATCGCTGCCGCTTGACCGACTCGCATATCCCTTCATTCCCCCATCGCCAATCTAACAGAACCAGCGGGGATGCACCGCATGACCCGCCTTCCCGCTCAGCCCTGCGCGACCGGCACCAGCATCCCGTGGGACACGAGGTCTCTCACCAGCGCGGCAATGCGCTCGGGCAGATCCGGCAGGGCGGCGAATTCGAGGCGGCTGCGGATTTCAGCCACCATGTCGGCAGGCGTCCCACCGTCGCCGAGGAGGGCGAGCAAGCGCAGGATATTCTCGTCGATCTGGCCGTCGTAGGACAGGCGGGCCGGGCTGGTGAGGCGGATGGTGTCGCGCGCCCAGCTTCCCGTATGCAGGGTCATCCGCGCTTCCGCGGCGATGCCGGGAGGGACACGGAAGTGCGAGTGAAGAAGGTCGGGTTCTCGGGTCAGCCAGCTCTCGTTGGCGAGCACCCGCAGCACGTCATGCCCGGCATCGGCCTCGATGTTCTCCGCGGCGCGGCTTTCGGTGCGCACCCATTCCTCGCCGGACGCGCATTTCTGGAGAACCATGAAGCCACCGCTGATGCGCCGGACGCCAGTGTTCTGGTAGTGCCTGAGCCAGCGCCGGATTTCCTCCTCCGCCACTTGCTCCTCCTGGAAGCGCAGGTCAGGGGCGATCCACTTCCAAGCATAGTCCGCGGGGGACGAGCAGTCCGACTGGAACAGCCAGCGCCGGACCCCCGCGGCGGGCACCCACGAAAGCGGCACCTCGCTCCAATCGTCCTCGCCGGTGTGGGTCCAGTTGATCAGCACCACGGCGATGCCGCCAGGCGCGAGGTGATTCGGAATCTCCCGCAGCAGCCGCGCGCATACCGGGTCACCGGTCGGCGCTTCCTTGTAGGTCATCGAGCCCCCCGGCGACTGGACGTAGGGAGGATTGGCGACGATGAGGTCGAAGGTTTCCCCGGCCACGGTCGACAGGCCATCGCCTTGGCGGAAATCGATGCCGTCGAACCCGCCGAGCCGCGCGGAAAAGCGGCCGAGCTCGAGGGCGCGCGCATTGAGATCGGTCGCCACCACTTCCATGCCCCGGCTCGATAGCGCGCCCGCCAGCCAACCGATGCCGCACGCGAGCTCGAGCACGCGGCCCTTCACC
Coding sequences within it:
- a CDS encoding methyltransferase, which produces MASLFRDLESWDPAPLRAQLSKGGFHRTALQALGMPEHWLRSSVRRAAMLGRAQAGSPIHTLIRLFTLGDDVEPEAVLFALGDAAPGLLEIGFLEASGGRVRSHYQICPIGDRWVGCDFHQRQGEDVDDYVMGVGPSSILLASLAPQVKGRVLELACGIGWLAGALSSRGMEVVATDLNARALELGRFSARLGGFDGIDFRQGDGLSTVAGETFDLIVANPPYVQSPGGSMTYKEAPTGDPVCARLLREIPNHLAPGGIAVVLINWTHTGEDDWSEVPLSWVPAAGVRRWLFQSDCSSPADYAWKWIAPDLRFQEEQVAEEEIRRWLRHYQNTGVRRISGGFMVLQKCASGEEWVRTESRAAENIEADAGHDVLRVLANESWLTREPDLLHSHFRVPPGIAAEARMTLHTGSWARDTIRLTSPARLSYDGQIDENILRLLALLGDGGTPADMVAEIRSRLEFAALPDLPERIAALVRDLVSHGMLVPVAQG
- a CDS encoding alpha/beta hydrolase, translating into MIRIFTVLCSLFAFGIAMAAPAEPEVIPLWPDQAPVGDGTSEKTGAKLTLHRPEKPNGAVMVICPGGGYGGLVVDGEGHGIAKWLNAHGITGVVLEYRLPNGRSKVPLLDAQRAVRTVRAKARDWRCDPKKVGIIGFSAGGHLAATAATRFDEGDRTAKDPIERQGCRPDFAVLVYPVITMGESTHGGSRKNLLGPTPTEEAIALYSAEKQVTAKTPPIYFTHAADDAVVPPSHSRSFQAALKEKGVLNEYLELPSGGHGLNGYKGPMWDAWQAGALKWMAESGLMK
- a CDS encoding DUF5050 domain-containing protein yields the protein MNLPTLARWFLFLAIPMACDAASIRLSWTGTGPAGDNRTGLHSMILGEAGSHSYLALPQRAESVTVHKGTVYYAVPKDSSYSGWNVYSTDLQGGSTTHLYEIDHKTTSWGFAVTDDHLYLSDSLNDTITRSNLDGSGLEMVFDSPTVAPSPAYMTATAQSLYWTQVVSDSRGRSQIWTLDHANPSQALSILTGLSEPQYLSSSAAYLFWFDSMERVIYRSDHEGQNLQVIVSATWARGMVADDEHLYWTNNKNLMRSDHNGGNVEIVVTSADNMAGGFLEIVPEPGTVLLGGLGGLVLLGRRRRLMAA